The Cucurbita pepo subsp. pepo cultivar mu-cu-16 chromosome LG18, ASM280686v2, whole genome shotgun sequence nucleotide sequence atttttgtaataatgTTTCATAGAAACTTTGCTTACCAGCCAAGAGCAAAATCAAGAGCTCGAATTGCAGCCTTTTTGTCGGCCTCACTATTTGAGTTTGGAGTATACCAAACTGTCACTAATGTGATACCAATCACACCCTTTTGATATGCCTACAAATCCCATAAAGTTAGAAGAGTTATAAAATGATCAAATTTAATGAGCTCGATGTTTgggagctttgaaaatgttgaGAATTGTCGTGAACATTTGGTTTATGAATCTCTTGGATTCATGAATACTTTTGGTATATTTCCCACTTCGATTCATGAATTTACTGGATTCATTTAGTTCATCTTCTGTaagagcccaagcccactgctagtagatattgtcttctttaggctttctctttcgagcttcccttttaaggtttttaaaaggtgtctactagggagaggttttcacacccttataaagaatgttttgttcccctctccaatcgacatgggatctcacaatccaccacctttcagggcctagcgtcctcgctgataCTCACGTggacactcattcccttctccatcgatgtgggaccccccaatccaccccctttgagtcccagcgtccttgctggcacaccgtctcgtgtccacccccttcagggctcagcttCCTCTCTCGCAcgtcgcccggtgtctggctctgattcCATTAGTAacggctttccctttcgggcttcccttcaaggttgttaaaacgcatttgctagagagatgtttccacaccctaataaagaatgcttcgtttctctctccaaccgatgtgggatctcacctcTTCCATATTGGTACATTCTCTCATATTGGTACATGAAACATCTTGATTCATGTATGAACATTAGTGTTGTTTTGACTCATTTggagatattgtcattttgtatttgcctGGAAGCAATTGGGAAGAATTTGGTAAGAGAGACGTTGTAGTGTGAGAGTGTGAGAGATACACTTGTAAACATTTTGGTTATAGTGCaacagtctaagcccactgctagaaaatattgccctctttcggctttcttcctcaaccaatgtgagatctcacatatagTGATTGGCTACCACTTGTGGATGTaagaaaatttcttctttctgaactacgtaaatctttgtgtctctttgtttaatttttgttcttgggtGTATGAGTACGATCGATCTTATTTCTACTTACGTTACAACAATTGATATCAAAACATTATACATTAGATAACGAACCTGATATTTGGTTTTGTAAACTTTGACGGCAGCTGCATGAGCAAGAAGTTGATGATGGCCAACAATGTATGGTTCAGTGCCAGAATCTCCACCAAGACATTTGTATGGTTGCCAAGAAGAACATCTACCAGGAGCATTGGCTCCTTGGGCATAGCCTCCCATGCTGAAGCTCCATGGCTCGTTAAGAGTGATCCAATGTTTAACTCGATCTCCGAACTCTTTGAAGCAAAGTTCAGCATAGTCTCGGTAATCATTCCTGTAATTAATTTTcgaagttaaaaagaaaatttaaacttattagtgtaacttttgaaaaatttaaaaacattttttaaaactaaattgaaagatcaaagatatttttattaatttaacgtCTGAGTATTTCATACTTACACAATTTGACGGCCTAAGAAACCTCCATATTCATCTTCTAAAGCTTGGGGAGTGTCCCAATGAAAAAGGGTGACAAAGGGTTGGATGCCTATGAGATCAAGTGTgaatattaatcaaattaggttcaaataatcaaaataattaagaacatGTTATAATGATACTCACCATTTCTAAGTAGTTCATTGATGAGGTTGTTGTAGTACTCAATTCCTTTCTTGTTCACTCCCCCACTAAGTTTTCCCTctacaataattataaataggagtaaaaaattgttatttcttCACAATATTTTGACTATGTTCTTCCCTAAAAATGTAAGTAAAGTAAATTTCTAAGCAATTCGAGCTCTTTTGTCTTACTCGGCAAAACTCGAGACCAAGCAATTGAGAATCGATATGCGTTGAAACCCATTTTCTTCAGAATGGCAACATCTTCCTGTATTACGAACAAGTATTTatcaattacaagaaaaatgattcaataataaaattcaaacatgttTGTCTCCTATGTACCTTATAGCGATGGTACTGATCGAGAGCTACATCTCCATTGCTATGATCATAAATTTTCTCTGTAATTTTAAGAAACAATGACATAAGTGTTCGGTTTTTGTTTAGACATTATTtatgttgagaattgttaggagaggagtctcacatcgactaattaaagggttgatcatgaatttataaatactGTCTCTATTGgcatgagaccttttgggaaatcaaaagtaaagttacgagagcttatactcaaagtggataatatcataccattatagtGTGGtttctaacatagtatcagagccatgcccttaatttagccatatcaatagaatcctcaaatgtcgaacaaagaagttgtgagcctcgaaggtctagtcaaaagtgactcaagtgtcgaacaaaggagtgtactttgttcgagggctcagagaaggagtcgagcctcgattaaggagagactatttgatgtactttgttcgaggggaagattatggaggattgttgggagagaagtctcacatcggctaattaagaggttgatcatgtgtttataagtaagaaatactatctccactGGTACAAGGCCTCTcgagaaaaccaaaagcaaagccacgagagcttatcctcaaaatagacaataccGTATTATTGTGGAAAGTCGTACTAGAATCATGAAAGAGAGTAAATCAATAGAAATATGGTAAGAGAAAGAGACCTGGGTGTTGGTGAGTGAAATTATCCCAAATACTTGGCCCTTTACTATCCTCAAAAGCAGCACCTTCAAACTGATATCAAAGGCTTAAAATGATTAGCAAACATTGATGCATTGAAGTTCCTTTCAAATGAAATTTAGCTCTCTCTCCTACCTGATAAGCAGCTGATGCTGAGCCAAAAACGAAGTTTTTAGAAAAGCTGCTTCGTCTTACGACATCGATGGGGCGTCGAGGGGCTACGTCTGCTTTGGCCGCTAcgagaaaaaggagaagaccCACAGAGATAAGAAAGCTATGGCCATGTTTGAAAGCCATTCCTAGCTTTTGGTTTGGGGATGAGAATTGCTCTCTGTACCCCCTTATTTATATAGGGAGGATATGGTATGACGTAGAAGAAAGATGCATAAATGAACTGAGACCACCgtaaacaaaacatgttaaaaagACCCGCATAGGTTTATGAGGTAATATTCGAGTCTCAGACATCAGATTTGGATTCCAAAACCCTAATATAAGATTCAATGCGTAAATCTTATTTATAGATTCACATAAACGACATATCGGTTGAAGCTTTAAGAAAATACTAGACACGATATCAAAAATCACATGTCATGCTACGACGTTAGGGCATAGAAATTTCTCGAATTAGCCACTTACCTCGCTAATACGTTAGGGCATAGAAATGTTTAAGGAATGATTGGTCTTAATTTGGTGAGTTGATGAGGAATGTCGTGTTTCACGCCAAATAGCTAAAAgacaatgatatttttgaagtaaaaacAACGTGTTGAGGCCATACCAACTTGTAGCCTCACAAAAGGACCTAATTATGtccaaattcattttcattttgtaaaaaatcttacttaataaataaataaataaataaataaatttacacGAATCTAtcgttttaataaattttaaactcaaTTACGTTACCCTTTGGATTTTAAGTACGAGATACAgtgtttgaactctataatgTTACTTTCTGTTCGGAGAAAAAGATTAACaagataattatttgaaaagacTGGAAATATGTTAcgataacaattttattttatttctgaCACGAGAACATGTTGGAATGTCGTCGAAGATCTTAAGCGTTTTTGGTGACCCACGTgtcaaaatctcaaatttattgaaatttgatggaaatgagattaatatttttttaaaaattataaaaatttagaaataaaaaaaaaaaaaaaaagggggggtcaaaatattatttgaagatttttttttNattttttttgtttcattttattttttgagttcTATTATTTGAATCCCAATGTCTTTATTTGAATCACCCATTCCAAAACTGACCTTTAGCAGATAGAGCGGCCCCGAAGTCCAAGTTCACGTGTCCTCACCTAAGGAGCTCAATCTGTTTCATTAATCGAGCGAAGGGTGGCCTGCACCTCGACCTAGAACCCGTGCATCGAACGGAAGTCCCGAGCTCATCAACCTGCGACTGTCGCTCGGTTCTTCACATGCGGCGTGTTGTAGTCATGTTTGTCCAAGGCGTATTACCTGTGGCTGCATGTTAGATGTCCTAGTTATGCTTGTC carries:
- the LOC111780268 gene encoding cyanogenic beta-glucosidase-like, whose amino-acid sequence is MAFKHGHSFLISVGLLLFLVAAKADVAPRRPIDVVRRSSFSKNFVFGSASAAYQFEGAAFEDSKGPSIWDNFTHQHPEKIYDHSNGDVALDQYHRYKEDVAILKKMGFNAYRFSIAWSRVLPKGKLSGGVNKKGIEYYNNLINELLRNGIQPFVTLFHWDTPQALEDEYGGFLGRQIVNDYRDYAELCFKEFGDRVKHWITLNEPWSFSMGGYAQGANAPGRCSSWQPYKCLGGDSGTEPYIVGHHQLLAHAAAVKVYKTKYQAYQKGVIGITLVTVWYTPNSNSEADKKAAIRALDFALGWYLHPITYGDYPPIMRELVKERLPKFSAAESASIKGSLDFLGLNYYTANYAKDNPNAPGQQPSYLTDYRADLSTDRNGVSIGPKFSEVSWLAVYPQGLKELLIYTKTKYNDPLIYITENGYLEIEGPTFEELINDKARVKYHHDHLYNLNEAIKAGVKVKGYFAWSFLDNFEWASGYAVRFGLNYIDYKNNLKRIPKLSAKWFENFLKT